A segment of the Silvanigrella paludirubra genome:
CCATTAGAAAATGCACGTGCTGGAGTTTTATTTGTTTCAGTTTTTAAGAAACTTTTAGCACAAATCCTTCCGCCATCAAGAATGAAGTCTTTTTTAGAAGCTTCATCTAGTTCTACTTGCATATCACCATTATGTTTTCCATTATTTGATGTATAAAAAGAAGTGATATCACTCCATTTAGTAGCATCTAATGGATCTATAACACGAACTCTATAATCTGCACATGCGTTTGATGGTATTTTATTACCACTTGGAAGTACAATTTTAACTTTATCTTTAGTTAAATCGAACTCTTGAATGATTTCTACACTATTTCCAAATTTATCTGTTTTATATGATTTTACTATACATTTTGTACCTGCTTGTTCACATTTAGGAACCAAAAGTACATCGCCTTTTACATTTTTTACATCATTTCCATTTTGATCTTGAACTTTAGTTGGTGTTGTTACTGATCCATCTTTTCCATTTAATCCATTAGAACCATTTGTTCCATCATTGGAATTTTTTTTACAACCTGTCAATGCAATGCTCGCTATACCCAAGCCAAGTGCAGTGAGTTTTAAAGATTTTTGAAATGTCATGTATTTTTCTCCTAAAAAAAACAAAATACTTAAAGCAAAAGATATAAATTGCTGAAATTGCAAAGTAACAGATGAGTATATTTGCAATTTTGTTTCTATATCTGATTTAATAATAAGTTGTCAAAAAAAATGAACATAAATAACAAATATATTTACACTTTTTATTATTTTTAATAATAAAAATATCTAAAAAATAATATATGATATTTTTGGTAATCATTTTTAATATTTTTAACTCTAAATTAGAATCGCTAAAAAATATGTAATCGCGTTTAATTTATTTTTATTTTTTTTGTAAATTATTATATTTTTTTCTATAAATTCTTTATGATAAGTTTTGTTGTTTTAAGAATGCATAAAATTAAGAAAATAAAGGTGCTATAAATAAACACAAATTTTATTTTTCCAATTTCAAAATTTCATTTAAAAATTAAACGGACAAGAATTATATGAATGGCGTTAAAAAATTGGAAACCTGCTGAGCTTGAGTCCCACCAGCAGAATTTGTTATTCCAGAGGTAACAGAAGTAATTGCTTGGGTGAGCTGATTGCTATTTCCCGAGTTAGAAGCTCCATTTACATTTGCAATTGTGGAAAACAATAAAGCAATTTGAGCATTGGTTAACGTACCACTGGCACGAAGTGTATTTAATAAGTCTTGCATTTGAAGAAGTAAATAAATGCCAAGCAACATTTGTTGTAAAAAAGACATATCACTTGTTAAACTTGCGGTTGGAATTGTTGCCATAGTATTTGTTGCTAAAACCAATTGAGAAAAAATAAAAGCAGTTGGAGTTGGAAGTAGAGCAGCTGAAAAGTTAATTGGGTTTGAGCTTGGATTTGAAAGTGATTTATCTGTCGCTGCTTTTATTAAAATATCATAAAGTTTAATTCCTCCAATAGCAGCATAACAAGATGCTAAAAGAGAAACAGCAGAGTAATTAGTTGGGTCGTTAGCAATTAGAGTTAATAATTTTGTCTGCGCATCGGCGTAATTGCCGTTTTGCATATCGTTGATAGCTTGTTCTTGCAAACTTTTTTTTGTAGATAAGGTAGCAAGAACGTTACCTCCACAAGATAAAGTAGCAACTGTTAATAATGAAATAGCAAAAATAAAATTTCTTTTTTTCATATTTCAAAACCTAATGAAACAAAATACACTTTTTGTCCAACCAACCCCGATTGTATTGCTTCGTCTCTCGAATAAACCCCTGCTTCTAAACGAAACAAGAATAAATTTAAAACCATTCCGTAAGAAGGCCATCCTTGCAAATAACCAAATCCAAATCCAAAAATACGGGTGATTAAAACTTTACAGCCCATAAAAATTTTTTTAGGACGATCTTCACCATAGACATCGGTAATATCTCTATAATCCAAAGAGCAATGTAAGGCATTTGTGAAGTCATGAAGGGCAAAACCAATGCCCGCATTATAAGTTTGAAGCCAAGGAGGCAACCCACCGGTAAAGGTTGTATTGCCAAAATCGGCAACGACTCCAGCAAGTCTTAAATCAAAATTTTTAGTGCGGTATTGTGTTGTAAAACCTATATCTGTAGAAAGACCATTTCCTTTTTTAAGAGCGCTTGTTAATTTACTTGTAGCGAGGCTTGGATTTGATGCATCGGAAACAGAAAGACTTGTATTGACTTCCGAATTATAAATATATTTTGGACCAACTCCAATAGCAAAATAATCGCTTAAAGTTGTACTCATTGTTGTTGCCACACCAGCAAAAGCATTGCTTTTAATTTGCAACTGCGGAACTCCTACCGTTCCAAACTGTTGACCGTTAACATCAAGTTTAGAAGATGCAAAACCGGCAATCCCAAAGTTAGATGTAAGAACTCCAGCTGCACTATCTAAGCCAACATAAATTGGTTTTTTAAAAGCATCTTCAATAATATTTGTTGCGAGTGTTGTTGAATTTCCTGTTCCCGTATGAGCAACATCTCTTGCAGCACTTATGGTTCCATCACCAACACTTAGTGTACTTCGAAGAAAAATCCATCTAAAATAACCTTCTCCAAAAGCGGGTAAACTTGGATTTGAGAACAACACTCCTTCTTGAGTTGCACGGGTTAAACTTGCCCCACCACTAGCAAGATCAAATGGATTTTGATAAATTGGAGCAGATTTTTTTAAACTAGAAGTATCTTGAGCATTTCCATGGAATGAAATTAAGGAAACAATTACAACATAAATTGTATTGGGCAATCGAAAATTATAATATTTTTTTTTTAAAAAAGAGACTTCCATATGATATTTATAATTCCAAATTGCCAAATTATTTATTGTCAATTTAAATCATCGGAAATTAAGAAAATGAAATGAGAAAAGGGAATGATTCATGACACAAAATGAAAAAATAAAAACCAACAGAAGTCCTCATGCAACTATTATTTCATATAATGGAATTTATCCTAAGTTAACTGATTCTGTTTTTCTAGCAGATGGCGCTCGCATTATAGGTGATGTTATAATTGAACAAAACTGTAGCATTTGGTTTAATGCCATTGTTAGAGGCGACGTAAATAGCATTTACATAGGAAAAAATACAAATATTCAAGACAATTCTGTAGTACATTGCACTTATCAAAAATTTGCAACTCATATTGCAAACGATGTGAGCGTCGGTCATTTAGCAACAATACATGGTTGTAAAATTGAACGTGGGTGTTTGATTGGAATGGGCGCTATTATTATGGATGGCGCTATTATTGGTGAAGAATCCATTGTTGGTGCCGGAGCTATCGTAACACAAGGTGTTACCATACCACCACGTAGCTTGGTTCTTGGCTCACCTGCAAAAGTAATGAGACAAGTTTCCGACAAAGAATACGAAGGCGTTATCGCAACCACGCTTCGTTACCTTGAATATGCAAAAGGATATAATTATTCCTTAAGTAAAAAGGATTTTTAAATGGATAAACTCATTCCAAGTAAACTTGGGAAATTAAAAATAATATGTTCACTTCCTTTATTTTCAGACTCTATCTGCATTAAAAGGCAATCTGCAGCGGAACATGGTTACACTCAAATTATATTAAGCATGATATTAGCTCCTTATTTAGATCTTTCCACAACAGAACAATGCGAGTTGATTGAACTATCCATATTCGCAGAATTACCTAAAACTTTATTGGGTGATCCTAGTTACCACTTGCGACAAAATCATCCTGAAGTAAAAGAAATTTACGACACCATAAGAGGAAAAATTTGGAAAGAAACAGAACTTTCTTTAGGAATTGAAACAACACGCTCTGCTACTTTATTTGGTTTACATGAATTGATCGATTCCTTTGCCTCTATGCTATATATTGAAAAAGAATGTTTACTTGGCAATCAATTTTTTGCTGCTGAACGACATAAAACTTTTTATGATAAAAAAAGAAAACAAGCATTAACAAATGAAGATCTCTCTAAAATTCATCCTTGTTCTCTTTCAGATTCTCAATCTCCTTATAAAAAAACAAGTGTTACTAAATTTAACTGGAAAGATGCCATTACGTTACTGGATCAAATATTTGATGAAGCAAACAGAGGACGTCTTGAAAATGGAATATCTGGTTATTCTTCCACCTTTTTAGGAATGGTCGAAAAACTAAAGGAACATTACCGTTACAAAGGATGGAGTTATCATTTTCCAGAAAGTGTAGGAGAGCATACGTTTCAAGTGGTCTTTTTATGTCGCCTTTTAGCAACAAAACTTAATTTGCCAGAGAAACTAAGGGTTCAACTTTATCATGCCGCTGCCCTTCATGATTTAGCAGAAGCTTATGCGAGTGATGTCATTTATCCTATTAAGTTGCGTGAAAAAGAAGTTGAAAAAATACATCGCAATATTGAAAAAAATATTATTCAAAATATTTGTCAAAGATTCCGATTATCATGGCCCACCGATCCCCATGTTTTAGCAATTGTAGACATATGCGACCGTTTTTCTTCACAAATTTATTTTGATAGAGAAACAAGAAGTGGGAATACCCATTTTAATGTCCCAAATTCGTCAATGGAAGTGGTCAGAGATTTTTATCAAAAAGATTATCCTGAAATATTTCAAGAACTTGATAACTTATGGCTTGAATACGTCTCTAGTTTGTAGAAATAATGAGCCTTTTTACTTTCATAAACAGAGCTCATCTTTTTTACCAAACCCCTTGCCAAGTATCTTTAGAAACGTTATAGGTTCTTCCTCCTGATAAGGTGCTGTGGCGGAGCGGCTACGCAAACGATTGCAAATCGTTTTCACATCGGTTCAAATCCGATCGGCACCTCCAAATTGAATTTAATCCTGAACATCTCAATTAAAAATCAATCAAAAAAAAACGCAAATTTTTTGTTCAATTTTTTTTTACAAAAATCTCATTATTTTTTATATTTTTTAAAAAATTTCATATATACAATAATTTAGTTTTAATTTTTACAAAATTTGACAAAATTAAAACAAATTACACATAACATCTGTAATATGGAGATTGTATACAAGATGGTGTTTTCTCAAAGCTTGCCAAGGATTAGTAAAAATACAATTAAAAAAAACCATTTAAGCAAAAATTCAATAAAAAGTACAAAACCGATTTTGGAAGATCTCATTCATCAGCCTTCCTTTTCCTTAGTCAGTCTATTTTTAAAGTTTATTGAAAATGACTTTTATGCTTATGGTGACTTATCTCTTTTTAAGTCCTATTTTGAAAATAACATCCAACAAAGTTTTGATTATTTAATACAAACTCAAAAATTAAAAAAAGATATTTACTCAAATAAAATTGCATTTGATGAAAATGAAATCGAAAATCAAAATTCAAGCAATATATCGCACAATAATCAAATACAAATACCTGAATTCAAAATAAATGATTACATAAATTATGAGAAATGTATTAAGGAACAAATTCAAAATAAAAATATTATATATGATGATACAGATTGTCATAATCAAGAAAACAATCCGTTTATAAATAAACTTGAAAAAGATGTTCAAAACCTAATTCAAGATAAAAGTTATAGTAATTTTTACTTTATCCAAGACTTATCTCAAAAACAAAATACATATGGACTTTTTGTTTATTATCGTTTTGAAAAATGTCAGATCGTTTTTTATAATACTAAAACAGGTTTAAAACTATTTGAATTAAATGAATTATCTTTTTTAAATGAAAATATAAATAAGTTACTTAATAAAGATAATAATTATTATTTTTCCTTTAAGCTAAAAATTCTTCATGAAAAAAATGAGACTGTTGTAAATCACAAGTTAAATGAAACTATCTTTCAAAGCATATTATTAAAATCAATCAAAGAATATACAAATTTTATTAATTCAAAAAAAACAACTTATTTATCATCAAATTCAAAAGAGGATTATTTATATTGCCAAACCATTCTTAAAAAAGAGTGGTTAGATACCAATGTCATATTTAGTGAATTTTTTACAAAATATTCCAGTTTAATCCATAAATTGAAATCAAATATGAATGTCATAAATGAAAAAAGTTTTTGGATTTTCTTTTTAATTAACTTTTATTCATTTAATAATGAAATTATTAAAAACACTTTAAATACTTTAGATCCATTTTTAGGAAAAGAAAA
Coding sequences within it:
- a CDS encoding HD domain-containing protein, with protein sequence MDKLIPSKLGKLKIICSLPLFSDSICIKRQSAAEHGYTQIILSMILAPYLDLSTTEQCELIELSIFAELPKTLLGDPSYHLRQNHPEVKEIYDTIRGKIWKETELSLGIETTRSATLFGLHELIDSFASMLYIEKECLLGNQFFAAERHKTFYDKKRKQALTNEDLSKIHPCSLSDSQSPYKKTSVTKFNWKDAITLLDQIFDEANRGRLENGISGYSSTFLGMVEKLKEHYRYKGWSYHFPESVGEHTFQVVFLCRLLATKLNLPEKLRVQLYHAAALHDLAEAYASDVIYPIKLREKEVEKIHRNIEKNIIQNICQRFRLSWPTDPHVLAIVDICDRFSSQIYFDRETRSGNTHFNVPNSSMEVVRDFYQKDYPEIFQELDNLWLEYVSSL
- a CDS encoding gamma carbonic anhydrase family protein; translated protein: MTQNEKIKTNRSPHATIISYNGIYPKLTDSVFLADGARIIGDVIIEQNCSIWFNAIVRGDVNSIYIGKNTNIQDNSVVHCTYQKFATHIANDVSVGHLATIHGCKIERGCLIGMGAIIMDGAIIGEESIVGAGAIVTQGVTIPPRSLVLGSPAKVMRQVSDKEYEGVIATTLRYLEYAKGYNYSLSKKDF